Proteins co-encoded in one Alcanivorax sp. genomic window:
- a CDS encoding AraC family transcriptional regulator ligand-binding domain-containing protein gives MTELGEISSGALQQYLAHADKLGLDTPAALTWAGLKPDQPLRPEARVAGRDFQRLLERLIEQSGDPLFGLHTSAFIQPGSYHVMGYIAMSVHTLHEALAKVMLYERLVGDMGTTDINMESAQAQIRWHCRYPEQPVRRHLIDNVLSSWLCYAQWLTGNDDLAPAEVLLEHPRPSDELVAEYEQVFHCPVHFEQSHSALVGAPDLLMLPIRQPDPLLLSTLEAHATAQLAQLGIETSLSQRVRQCIKDAIGHTLPRKESVAERLGMNIRTLHRHLADEGQSWQKLLDEIRLDQAKQLLRTTDQAQTCIADALGYSDIRSFQRSFKRHTGQTPGQFRKNGHDL, from the coding sequence ATGACTGAGTTGGGGGAAATCAGCAGCGGCGCCTTGCAACAGTACCTGGCCCATGCCGACAAGCTGGGCCTGGACACCCCTGCAGCCCTGACCTGGGCCGGCCTCAAGCCGGACCAGCCACTGCGCCCGGAGGCCCGGGTAGCTGGCCGGGATTTCCAGCGGCTGCTGGAACGACTGATCGAACAGTCCGGCGACCCGTTGTTCGGTCTGCACACCTCTGCCTTTATTCAGCCCGGCTCTTATCACGTAATGGGTTACATCGCCATGAGCGTGCATACGCTCCATGAAGCCCTGGCCAAGGTCATGCTGTATGAACGGCTGGTGGGCGATATGGGCACCACGGATATCAATATGGAGAGCGCCCAGGCACAAATTCGCTGGCACTGCCGCTACCCGGAGCAGCCGGTGCGTCGTCACCTGATCGACAACGTGCTCAGTTCCTGGTTGTGCTATGCCCAATGGCTGACCGGCAATGACGATCTTGCACCGGCAGAAGTATTACTGGAGCACCCCCGCCCGTCCGACGAACTGGTTGCCGAGTATGAACAGGTGTTTCATTGTCCGGTGCACTTTGAACAATCTCACTCCGCCCTGGTCGGCGCGCCTGACCTGCTGATGCTCCCCATCCGGCAACCCGACCCCCTTCTACTTTCAACACTGGAAGCCCATGCCACCGCCCAACTGGCACAGCTGGGTATCGAAACCAGTCTCAGCCAGCGGGTACGACAGTGCATCAAGGACGCCATTGGACACACCCTGCCCCGCAAGGAGTCAGTGGCCGAACGACTGGGCATGAATATCCGCACCCTGCACCGCCACCTGGCAGATGAAGGACAAAGCTGGCAGAAACTGCTGGATGAGATCCGCCTGGATCAGGCCAAACAGCTGCTTCGAACCACCGATCAGGCCCAGACCTGTATTGCCGATGCGTTGGGCTACTCGGATATTCGTTCCTTCCAGCGCAGCTTCAAGCGCCACACCGGACAAACGCCCGGTCAATTCCGTAAAAACGGCCACGATTTGTAA